The Clupea harengus chromosome 26, Ch_v2.0.2, whole genome shotgun sequence genome has a segment encoding these proteins:
- the znf207b gene encoding BUB3-interacting and GLEBS motif-containing protein ZNF207b: MGRKKKKQMKPWCWYCNRDFDDEKILIQHQKAKHFKCHICHKKLYTGPGLAIHCMQVHKETIDGVPNAIPGRVDIELEIYGMEGIPEKDMQDRRRVLEQKTQENQKKKNQDESDEEDDDEAGPSFQQPVAPPQPAYVPPMTQPGMMPGTRPQGMPPANYSGMPPMMPGMPPMMPGMPPSMPGMPPGMMAMGGMMPPGPGMHHMMAGMPPGMAQHMVRPGMPPMGQAAPGAVPGMPTRPAVPPNPTPSAVSKPLFPSAAQAQQTSSGPPSSAPSTEAPKPTFPAYTQGSSSSSSSPAIPPSSTVAKPPATASSKPATLTTTSATSKLMHPDEDISLEERRAQLPRYVRLMPRPGQAGMAAAPAGAVPGMMHPQQGMPPQQPGMRHPMHGQYGTPPQGMPGYMPGGMPPYGQGAPMVPYQGGPPGSSMVMRPPVMSPGGRY, encoded by the exons ATGGGACGAAAAAAGAAGAAGCAGATGAAACCTTGGTGCTG GTACTGCAACAGAGACTTCGATGATGAAAAAATACTCATTCAACATCAGAAGGCGAAACACTTCAAGTGCCACATTTGTCATAAAAAGCTGTACACTGGACCTGGTTTGGCTATACATTGTATGCAG GTGCACAAAGAAACAATTGATGGGGTGCCCAACGCCATTCCGGGGAGAGTGGACATAGAGCTGGAAATCTACGGCATGGAAGGCATTCCGGAAAAAGACATGCAAGACAGACGGCGGGTTCTTGAGCAGAAGACACAAG AAaaccagaagaagaaaaaccaGGATGAGTCGGATGAGGAGGACGATGATGAGGCTGGACCTTCCTTTCAGCAACCGGTCGCTCCGCCACAGCCTGCCTACGTTCCCCCAATGACTCAGCCTGGCATGATGCCTGGCACCAGACCACAAGGCATGCCCCCCGCCAACTACTCAG GAATGCCCCCCATGATGCCCGGGATGCCACCTATGATGCCCGGAATGCCACCATCCATGCCAGGCATGCCACCAGG GATGATGGCCATGGGCGGGATGATGCCGCCTGGTCCTGGTATGCACCATATGATGGCAGGAATGCCGCCGG GTATGGCCCAACATATGGTCCGTCCCGGAATGCCCCCCATGGGCCAAGCTGCCCCAGGCGCAGTGCCTGGAATGCCCACCAGGCCTGCGGTGCCTCCCAACCCCACTCCATCTGCTGTCTCTAAACCCCTGTTCCCCAGCGCTGCTCAG GCACAGCAGACGTCATCGGGGCCGCCCTCTTCGGCACCCTCCACAGAGGCCCCCAAACCTACATTCCCTGCCTACACCcagggctcctcctcctcctcttcctcgcctgCCATCCCCCCTAGCAGCACCGTGGCCAAGCCCCCCGCCACGGCCTCAAGTAAGCCTGCCACCCTCACCACCACGAGTGCAACCAGTAAGTTGATGCATCCAGATGAGGATATCTCACTG GAGGAACGACGGGCGCAGCTGCCTAGGTACGTCCGGCTCATGCCGCGTCCCGGCCAGGCTGGCATGGCCGCCGCTCCCGCTGGAGCTGTGCCTGGCATGATGCACCCTCAGCAGGGCATGCCCCCACAGCAGCCTGGCATGAGGCACCCCATGCACG GTCAGTACGGCACGCCGCCGCAGGGGATGCCCGGCTACATGCCCGGCGGAATGCCCCCGTATGGACAGGGTGCACCCATGGTGCCGTACCAGGGGGGTCCGCCGGGGTCCTCCATGGTGATGAGGCCTCCGGTCATGTCACCCGGGGGGCGATACTGA
- the cd7al gene encoding cd7 antigen-like yields MEAWHLVVWLMIGSPVLVHGEVKYLSQKGNDSVALACSSPESNPYGVYLRRKWLQPDAEVLFIHKDAQPKFRSRTDQNRIQVVENLGSGQLDVTISHLQGSDTDLYVCEFMFESIPTDRKEPGRDQFLLYVADHVETPCNCSDYRTLLYIISGAVGLLLLIIVGLTVTSCSTQSKVRNGSKPQPAVPIYEEMTGLKSGNHKPLGDLGRFGESEHLHNENPYSTP; encoded by the exons ATGGAGGCATGGCATCTAGTTGTTTGGCTAATGATTGGATCTCCGGTTCTTG tgCATGGGGAAGTCAAGTACCTCAGCCAAAAAGGCAACGACTCCGTTGCGCTGGCGTGCTCATCTCCAGAGAGCAATCCTTACGGGGTCTATCTGAGACGCAAGTGGCTGCAGCCCGACGCAGAGGTTCTGTTCATCCACAAAGACGCGCAGCCCAAGTTTAGGAGCAGAACCGACCAGAACCGCATTCAGGTTGTTGAAAACCTGGGCTCCGGTCAGCTGGATGTGACCATCTCTCACCTGCAGGGTTCAGACACGGACCTCTACGTCTGTGAGTTTATGTTTGAAAGCATCCCCACTGACCGCAAAGAACCTGGCCGAGACCAGTTCCTCCTCTATGTTGCGGATCATG TTGAAACCCCCTGCAACTGTTCCGATTATCGAACTCTACTGTACATCATATCTGGAGCTGTTGGCCTTCTGCTTCTCATCATCGTAGGCCTGACAGTGACATCTTGT tctaCACAGAGCAAGGTGCGCAACGGCAGCAAACCACAGCCTGCTGTTCCCATTTACGAGGAGATGACAGGCCTGAAGTCAGGAAACCACAAACCTCTCGGTGACCTGGGTCGTTTCGGGGAGAGCGAGCACCTCCATAATGAGAACCCCTACTCCACCCCTTGA